In one Lolium rigidum isolate FL_2022 chromosome 3, APGP_CSIRO_Lrig_0.1, whole genome shotgun sequence genomic region, the following are encoded:
- the LOC124698078 gene encoding calvin cycle protein CP12-1, chloroplastic-like, whose product MATITTMAFMATFPTPRTVAQPSATLPSRQNLVSFAAMSVRAHGRRLVAVAGSASTPPELAKKVTESIKQAEETCAGDPVSGECVAAWDEVEELSAAASHARDRNKDSDPLDEFCEDNPAADECRTYED is encoded by the coding sequence atggccaccatcaccaccatggcCTTCATGGCCACCTTCCCGACTCCCAGAACCGTCGCGCAGCCCTCGGCAACACTGCCGTCTCGTCAGAACCTCGTGTCGTTCGCGGCCATGTCGGTGCGCGCACACGGGCGTCGGCTGGTTGCCGTGGCGGGCTCGGCGTCCACGCCGCCGGAGCTGGCGAAGAAGGTGACGGAGAGCATCAAGCAGGCCGAGGAGACGTGCGCGGGGGACCCGGTGAGCGGCGAGTGCGTCGCGGCGTgggacgaggtggaggagctcAGCGCGGCGGCCAGCCACGCGCGCGACCGCAACAAGGACAGCGACCCGCTCGACGAGTTCTGCGAGGATAACCCCGCGGCCGACGAGTGCCGCACCTACGAGGACTAG
- the LOC124698079 gene encoding bifunctional TENA2 protein-like has protein sequence MDIGGADKGTTAAWMATHGGMYERATRHPFTVSIRDGTVDLAAFKRWLGQDYMFVREFVAFLASVLLKCCKQSDSSDMEIILGGLASLSDELSWFKKEAAKWSVDLAGISPLTSNTEYCRFLQSFNDPEISYTVAITTFWIIETVYQDSFAFCIEEGHKTPLELLGTCQRWGSPEFKQYCQSLQRIADRCLANATSDAAKSAEEAFLRVLELEIGFWDMSSSQS, from the exons ATGGACATCGGCGGGGCCGACAAGGGCACGACGGCGGCCTGGATGGCGACGCACGGCGGGATGTACGAGCGGGCCACGCGGCACCCCTTCACCGTCTCCATCCGCGACGGCACCGTCGACCTGGCCGCCTTCAAACGCTGGCTC GGTCAGGACTACATGTTTGTGCGAGAATTTGTTGCATTTCTGGCTAGTGTACTACTCAAGTGTTGCAAGCAATCAGACAGCTCGGACATGGAAATAATCCTAGGTGGTTTGGCTTCTCTTAGTGATGAGCTCTCCTGGTTCAAGAAGGAAGCTGCTAAATGGAGTGTTGATCTGGCCGGTATTTCTCCCCTCACTTCTAATACGGAGTACTGCAG GTTTCTTCAGAGCTTCAATGATCCAGAGATCAGCTACACTGTTGCCATAACTACCTTTTGGATAATTGAAACCGTGTACCAGGATAGCTTTGCTTTCTGTATAGAAGAAGGTCATAAGACGCCCTTGGAGCTCCTGGGGACCTGCCAGAGATGGGGCAGCCCTGAGTTCAAGCAGTACTGCCAGTCTCTGCAGCGAATCGCTGATCGCTGCTTGGCAAATGCGACATCTGATGCTGCCAAGAGTGCTgaagaggccttccttcgtgtacTCGAGCTGGAGATCGGGTTCTGGGACATGAGCTCCTCTCAGTCCTAA
- the LOC124695409 gene encoding probable protein phosphatase 2C 21, with protein MLGSAGLLERGGGRPPTEEEPAQSPAAAAAEGGEETSRPAVLRLAWAPPDDSSIVFILVSFRKANPAMAGQYIKTSTRGENARIEYATSCMQGPRDEMQDYYTALLDLDGSRSTSFFGVFDGHGGHRVALYCSRKFHTELVKVPDYQNNNLHTALENVCFRIDQALKRSDEWKRPDSPPAPAPGNGSFRSRLQTSLCSCFGKNYEGPQLEGSTACVALIRGNQIIVGNVGDSRCVLSRNGQAIDLSTDHKPNEPGERARIEAAGGSVVRRQVLVYDASGRRRVEPGPYCVDGIIAVSRALGDFQFKKNNRLKLICNPDIHTENITDDIDFLLIASDGIWDVKTSEEVVTYVNERLQTRTDPHVICEGLLDWCRDSRDNSTVILVQFKNGNNPTANASCSGDSCPRPQAKITDPSSSIGAPKVDTKAEIKAAEE; from the exons ATGCTGGGCTCCGCCGGATTGCTGGAGCGCGGCGGCGGTAGGCCACCGACGGAGGAAGAACCCGCgcagtcgccggcggcggcggcggcggagggaggagaAGAGACGTCCCGCCCCGCCGTCCTCCGCCTCGCGTGGGCCCCACCGGACGACAGCT CCATTGTTTTCATACTGGTATCTTTCAGGAAAGCAAACCCTGCAATGGCTGGTCAGTACATCAAGACTTCTACTAGGGGTGAGAATGCCAGAATTGAGTATGCCACATCATGTATGCAAGGACCTCGCGATGAAATGCAAGATTAT TACACAGCTCTCCTAGATCTAGATGGTTCGCGTTCCACATCATTCTTTGGTGTTTTTGATGGCCATGGAG GACATAGGGTGGCATTGTATTGTTCGAGGAAATTTCATACTGAGCTTGTCAAAGTTCCAGACTATCAAAACAACAACCTGCATACCGCATTGGAGAATGTGTGCTTCAG AATTGATCAGGCGTTGAAAAGGTCAGATGAATGGAAGAGGCCTGAttctcctcctgctcctgctcctggtaATGGAAGTTTCCGAAGCCGTCTCCAGACTAGTCTTTGTTCCTGTTTCGGCAAG AATTATGAAGGGCCCCAACTCGAAGGAAGCACAGCATGCGTGGCTCTCATTCGAGGCAACCAGATAATTGTTGGAAATGTTGGTGATTCCCGTTGTGTACTCTCAAGGAATGGTCAG GCAATTGATTTATCCACCGATCACAAGCCAAATGAACCAGGTGAAAGAGCCAGAATTGAAGCTGCAGGAGGATCAGTAGTCCGGAGGCAAGTCCTTGTATATGATGCATCAGGACGAAGGAGGGTTGAACCAGGCCCATATTGCGTCGATGGAATAATAGCCGTATCCAGAGCGCTTG GTGATTTTCAGTTCAAGAAGAACAATAGATTGAAGTTGATATGTAATCCTGACATTCACACT GAGAACATAACTGATGATATTGATTTTCTTCTCATAGCAAGCGATGGTATCTG GGATGTCAAGACAAGTGAGGAGGTGGTTACTTATGTAAACGAGCGCTTGCAAACC AGGACAGATCCGCATGTCATCTGTGAGGGACTTCTTGACTGGTGCAGGGATTCGAGGGACAATTCGACCGTGATACTGGTTCAGTTCAAGAACGGCAACAACCCCACTGCCAATGCCAGTTGTTCCGGAGACTCCTGCCCCCGGCCCCAGGCAAAAATCACAGATCCTAGCAGCAGCATTGGTGCACCCAAGGTTGACACCAAAGCTGAAATCAAGGCCGCGGAGGAATAG